The window ttttagttttttttacgcCTCATACCAAAAAGCACACAACCTATATGATACAAACGTATTCTATATGAGTTAatgataaatgaaattttaatacttaaaataaaaaataaatatcatattgtTTTCGTTGTTACATAGTTGTAGCGTAATTCTCCTAAAACCTCCTCGCAACATTGTCATTTTTTGTATCCCATTTAAATTTACCCTTGCAttaacaatttatgaaaaataaatcaataatctaaataaagtaaatgaatttacataaaaaaaaatagttaacattaacattaaatCTTGTAAACAATGCATCGACATAAGGTTTCCAATCAGGATATTTAcaaacctgactccattgaatcAATGGAATCttcatcgacgatttaaacacCGATGTTATTACTTAGGCGACCTTAatatttgtgaacctgaaaatcgataaaattaatgaaatactagttgttcataaattgttaaatgcaaaacaaacttacataaAAGATTGTTCTTCCAATGCGTCTCATACTTGCAGGTGAATAGAACCCGCTATGAAGGAACACCGCCTCTATGTTGTGGAACAACATTGAAAGAGGCAACATAATGAGTTGATGTAGGTGTCTCTTCTTGGTCAACACCTAATGACATGTTGTTGTCATCATCGCTACTAGAATAACTAGGTGCAATCATGTGCTCACGACGTGTAGTTAATTTTTCTCtatgcatctacacaaatttgatgaatatttacataattaattttgatttaaaaaaaacaatttcggCAGCACCTCCTTTATAATAGAAATTACCTAGAATTTGCAATCCtacaaatatacaaaatatatgcCACAAAtcagttaattttaatttacttctAATAACAATTTTggattattcaatttcatctcattttcaacacgataatatttttaatcctaaattgacAAGAAACTTTTGTAATTAGATTTAATCCTATATATTTAACTAACATTTATACTACAGATttgacaataacaattaaaattcaacaaaacaataaaatattattgcaatgtagacaataaaatagaaaaataaaataaaatttaatcctatataatcatttaacatttatactacaaatttgacaataacaattaaaattcaacaaaataataaaacattattgcaatgaagacaataaaatagaaaaaataaaataaaatttaatcatgtatattcaattaacatttataccacaaatttaataataacaattaaaattcaacaaacagAATAAAACATTATTGCAATGTAGAcaataaaatagacaaaaacaaatataagctttaggaataaaaaatgcttaccttaatggTGTGCttaattttagagtttatctacatgtgattaaaaaaatatattgttaataaaatgaaaacaaataagaaaaataagaggaaaataAGTCAAAAGATTCACCATACATAACTTTTAATCGTGTTGATAGTAAAAACGTTAAATTCTACTACTTGAAACTACAATACAAGAGAGGATTTGAGTGAGAGAGGATTAGCagagagagtgaagagagaattgcaaaaataagagaaaacaaaatgaacttTCAACATCCTTGATGGGTTTTATACTATGTTTTTATcatgaaatattaaataatattatttttaattaatccgtGGGTGATTCCCTCGGTAAATTCACCTTGAAATTTTTAGTTcgcactaaaattttcaaaaaaaccctttaaatttTTGACAGTCCGTTTGTGATtccgtcaaaaaaaaaaattaaacagtaCACAATTAGAGATGCATTAATTAACAAGGCATTGAAATTTGCAGCCCATCGGTAATTCTCTTGGGAACCTGACAGTCACTCAATGCACTTTAATTGCCATCACTGACATGAGAAGGGGAATAGTTCCCTTCCCCTCTGGAATTCACCAATGGACACAATTCGTCAATGTTTTCATCGGTGTTTTAGACGGTATTTCCCTTGGTGTTTTTTACTGTGAACAGTGTCAGGAGAAAGGGAACAGTTCTCTTCGTCTCTAGATGACACCAACGGTTTGTGTTTGTCGGTGTGCTGCACAATGAACTGAGAAAGGGAACAATTTTCTTCGCATCTGGAATACTACGACGGACACAAACTGTCGGTGTTTTGATCAAATTGTAACTAATAAACATATATCAAGGTAACTCGATAGTAACTAAATATTcatctaataaattttgatcaGATTTTAACCAATGAACATATATCATTGGGTAAAAttctatttagtttaatttagcCAAAGCCAATACACAAGTCGACAAGGCAACAAGATGACCACTAGGCGGAgctaaatttaaaaagacaGGATAAGGGCTTATTAAGCCCTTCAAATTCACAAATTTAATTTAGCCAGAGCCAATACACAAGTTGACCCCTAGGCggagcttttttttaaaaaaaaaacatgaatgtcTAGACCAGCTTGTGTGCACTTTGACTAATCCTACAGGCCATAAAGTTAACAATTATGCAAGCCTCTAGTAGTCTCgagatttgtgagactcgaattgATAATCTAAGACCTTATCAATTAAACTACACCCATCAAGATATCaaggttaaatttaaaaagacagGATAAAGGTATATTAAGCCcttcaaatttagaaaattgacaaaagcaAATTAGAGGAATTTAATTAGTTGCAATTCGGCCAACCTCTacgaattaattaataaaaaatggttaAGCCAGTAGCTAGCATTTTCATGTGATCACAGAGGACATCACACGCACCAGCCCTCATCATTATTTGGCAAAGTGATCAGATTGGTAAGTAGTTTATCCATCCTATCACCATGATCTTTTCCTCTTTCACAATATTCTTACAAGAACAGTCCATCAGTAACATGCATGCCCCAAAAGGTGATTAGCTTTTAGCGCAGGTAATGATGGATGGATGTTGTTAATCACATATTCTTGTTGTAATTACAGGTAATTAGTTCATCCACCTTAAGCTACatgcatcatcttcttctttttcttcttctttttttctttttgagaaaGAGCTACTACATGATCCTGTAATATTCAaccaaacataataaaatttgattattcaataattttatcgCTTTTCAGACAGAGAAGAACGCTCTAGCTACCTAGTGGGTTGTTGCTTGAGAGTTAAGactgtctatatatatatagatatccTGTGATTTCACAATCCCTGACGATTCATGTTGCTAGtgattaagagcgtgtttggcagtgtggttgtgggtgcttttcaaatagcttttcgtgctgaaatgcatgccaatgatatttttttattttttaaaaatcatttttgacatcagcacatcaaaacgatccaaaaagtacaaaccccactcaattttagaaaaaaaaaatttcaaattttaaggaAACGCAGGTACAAACGCAGTACCAAACGTTCCCTTAAGTAGCTTACATATAACTTTTGTCCTTGGAAcaacatataatatattaataaaaatactcaTTTTGACTATTATCtcgaaaaaaacaaagtcagaAGAGTCAAAATGAAtatcttcttttgttttatttatttattttagaaagataTAAACCTATCCTTAAAATATATATCCTCTCACACAGCTTGATGCACAAATATGAGAAGAATTGGTTAAAGACACATTGAGCATAGGCAGCCTAATGCTTCTGAAACTGGGGCGCCTCGAGGAAGGGACCTGCAGGAGAGTGATGGGATCAACAACGAAAACCATGACGAGGTAGTTTTGCTttcaaatattatccttttTACAGAAAGCATGGAGCTGGACCTAGCTACCCTCCACCAACCAAACTAATTCTTAGTCCATTTTCATGCTTTGTCACCCCTTTTATGCTTCCTGACGTCGATTTCTTAACATTTAGGGtttgttaaaaagaaattataattaaattggtGTCGGTAAAATATGTGGTCCCCTTTGTCAATGCTTAATTatacttcatatatatatatatatatatatatatatatatatatatatatatatatatatatatatatatttgtcggTAATATATTCGAGGCTAATTCTCTATTGTATGATGTAGAATGATGTAGCtcatttgtaattttctttattgaattaattacaaAAGGGGCCACCAAGAAACCATTTTTTGCATGAGCCCTCGCAGCcacttccttaaaaaaaaaaaattggattatcAAGTTATTGTGACAATTTTTAGGTAATTAAGTTAACTCAAAtgaactatttttattaaaacaacaattttttatttttgttaacttGGTTGgtttaaataagatttaatcaagttaattgaCTTACTAGCTAGAAATTCAACTAGGTCGAATAAAATTGACTAGGTCAATATTTTATCTAGTTTAACTAGAAACttatcttaaattaaatttcaagtcGTAAATATACCCGTAAGCTtggattagatttaataataataataataagtatgattctatgtaattaaaaaaaaagaagccaagaATGATTTGTTATTGGAAAGCATTTAaagacttttttatatatatatatataaatagatttgCATTTTACTTCATCTATTTGTTATTGATGATaagaattagaaaatataaatactaaatcCTTAAATTAGAAATCCTAATCCAAGTCTTCTTAATTATTCATAATTTCATTTGAGGCATCGTGGTAGATGCCTATTTTAACCTTCACTTTCCACTTTCGAAATGCTATTGGAAAGCAGTCCTTGGACAAAAATAGAGTTCTGGTATTCATCACTATCAGCagcaatatcaaataattttagcATACCATATACTATATAGGATCCATGAGGTTGAagctttttttcataataataataataataataataatgagtttGAGCACTtgtatttcaataatttattggCAAAAGTACAGCGGACACAGAGATGCACATGCTCTAagtgtaagaaaaaataaaaaattgaatccttaaattaatttaaatacaagAAACCTTCAAAAAGTACTGTGAGGTGtacaaaatataaaggaaaaaaacctttCTAGGGAGGGAAAAGACATTTTTCGCCCTTTCTGACGGGGAAACGAATTGTCCTGAAAAAGAAGACATGTAATTAAAATGTTGAGGACAAAAGTCACACAAAGTCCCTCAAGTTTCAACATTTACTCCAATCAGCATCTATACTTTATACTTGGCCATGACCCTCCTTTCCCATTTTTATGGATCATGGACagtacacacacatatatatatagtctagttttttgtattttggattGAAAATATTGGAGCCATGATCCTATTTTTCTAGACGCGCGTTTTACAGTGCTCAAGCTATAATcactattgataaaaaaaaattgtgtgtCTATTTTGTTTTGCATCATAACATTTCTTGGTTGCTTAGTTGAGTATTAATTTGTTTAGTTGCCTAGTAGAGGATTAATTTGACTAAATGTGAAAGATATAGAGTCCATATATGATTTCTATCGTCTTATatcaatcaataaaagaaatttcaaggaAGCCTCCAAACTAGCCTCCATTCCATCCAATAAAAACCTTCTTCTATGTGATCTctgtaatttttctttgatcacCATCCTCATTGCTAAAAGTACCTCAAACCCACAAAAACTCTTGATCTTGAGCACCCAAAGACTCCATCTTTACAATCTCTAACACAAAAAGTCTCAATCTTTTCCAAAAAGAACACTAAACATGATTCAGCTTTTGTTTGCGGTGATATTTTCAGAGATGgcaatgatattattatttgttttcaagtCCCCATTAAGGAAGTTTCTGATAATGAGCTTGGATCGACTCAAAAGAGGGCGTGGACCAGTCATGGTTAAGACAGTTGCAGGGAcagtgtttttggttttaatcTCAAGTGTTTATAGTATGGTGAAGATCCAGAAACGTGGGATCGATGTTGGTGGTGTTGTTAATCCTACAGACCAGGTTCTTATGTCTAAACATCTTCTTGAGGCTACTCTTATGGGTAATAATTCTTTGTTTCTTGagttatgtttttgttttggccttttgttttgttaaagttaTGAGCTTTGTGGGGTTAATGTAATGTGATTGAATGTGTGCTGAAGATTAGATTTTCATAGATATGTTTGCGATTGGTTTGGCAGGGTTGATAATTTCACTGTTTTATGCACGATTTGGTGAAATAATGGCTATTTCATTTCGGATTGGAGATGTCTTAGATCCattgttaatgttgaagaatgatatCTAAATTAGAGGTGTGTTTTGATTGAGAggttgagatttttttctttttcttgtttttcctccTAACCATGCGTGTTGAATGATTTGATGAAATGAGGCATTTGATTTGGACCTGTTTATTGGTAGCTTGTTaagatttagagagagagagagcattgTGTCATCCATCACCGTGGAAGATGGATCACCAAATGTTTAGTGCTGtggggaaatttttttttgagtcgATTAACTCCAATATCTGAATTTTGATTGACTTTGAGCAAAAGAGTCCAAATATTACGTTTTTCCTTCTTAGATCAAGGGAGAACTTTGGAGTTGGAACTCTTTGTTCAGGATTTTAGGAGAGTGTCAATTAGAtgattctttctctttttttgtgtttaagctCTTAAAGCTAGCATGCGATACTTATTTCGATGTAAGAAAATCATTTCAAACAGCATCAATGTCTCCACATATTGTCCTGCTTTTCCTGTTTTTAGATGATTGAACTCTGCCTTGATGCTTGGTAATGCCATTAGATGTGAATAAATGTGCTgctattttcaattaaaaaacattctttGACAACTAAACTTCAAGTAAGAGCAATACATGCTGTGATTTTTCTCTTGTACAGTACTACTATATAGTGAAGCAATAATAGCCTGCTTTTCTATGCATGTGCCAGCAGACCTATGGTTCCCTTAAGATGTCAAACTTACAGCATCCTGTATCATACATGTATTTGCAAAAGTACTTCCAAATATGGCATTTTTCTGCACCAATGGAGTTCTCTTCAGCTGCACGAAGATTTTATCCCTGTTATATGCTCTCTTGTCTATTGTACATCGGTTATGaattataaactcaaataaCAATAAGATAAAAGTGGATTATATAACTTCCagtatctatttttcttttcagaatGCTGTACAACACCTCAGCTGTGATCAGATTCATCATGATGTTTTTCAAACACTTGTCCTTCATTTTAGAATGCTAGGCAACATCTCATTTGTAATAAGATTCAACATACTGCTTTTCAAACATATGTTCTTCATTTCAAAATGCTCTGCAACTTCAAATGCTGTGCAGCAATTGGGTCATTATCAGATTTTGTAACTTCAAATGTGTGTTTTTCATTTCCGAACATATGCTGTCATTATACTTTTACAACTTTGGCGGGTGGCAtggatatttgaaaatatatacttTCCTGCTTCTGATTCTTCTCTCATCATTTAGCACTGGTAAAATTGTGCAAAAGAAACCTTGCTTCACAAAGTTTCATATTTACTGCAAAGAACTTCCGCACAGTCCCCTGTTTGTTTGATGTGTCTCCAGAATGACTATTACCTTTATTTAAATACCTTTTATGCTATGCAATGCTAtctcttttttacattttatgcAACAGCTCTTCAGTGAACCTATTCATGGATCTTGTAGAACATAGTGTTGGAAACCgaatttctttaaataatatatgtgggGAATGGTGTGAAGTGCTTTCTTTTGTAGCATATATCTTCTTTTCTGAGCAGCACTTGTAAACGTGAGAGTTTTGTCTGTTTCTAAatcttttgaaattattttttgtttttgagttgaATGACTAGGCaatttatttttgcaaattcCTTGTTTCTAGAGACCTCATGGGCTCTTCAACCTGTATAAACTTGAGGTAACTCTTTGCAGGTTCCATCCTTTTCCTTTCACTAGTGATAGACCGCCTGCACCATTACATCAGAGAGCTTCGTATGCGGAGGAAGAGCATGGAGGCTGTAAAGAAACAAAATCGAAGTTTTGAGGATGGGAAGGTTGAGGAGACCAAAGCTTTAGAAACAGAGGTGTCCACACTGCAAGAAAAACTTAAACAGCTGCAATCTGAGCTGGAAGTCAAGTCAAAGGAGGTAAATACATCAGAAGCCAATGCAGCTGCTctaagtaagcaatctgaaggGTTCCTTCTTGAGTATGATCGCTTGCTTGAAGAAAACCAGAACCTACGGAGCCAGTTGCAATCTATGGACTTGGGACTTTCACGATCAACCAGCAAGAAGAATACCTGAGAAACTGAGCCCCACTTGTTAAATAGTCTTTTTATCCTCCtcatagttgtttttttttttcatagtatcACTGGGGATTTTCACGATGGGATTGTTGGTTAGGGTTTAATTGACATCTATGCATTGCTGTAAGTGTGGAGAAAAAGACAAGCTGAAACGCACAGAAAAGGAAAGTAAAATTAGGGTTATCATTTTGTGTTCACTACAAGTGAAATGTAGAGCTTAACGCTGAAAAATAATGGATATCTTTTGTCAGCATAAATTCTGATATGTTGTTTTCTTAACATTGTTTGGTGTATTAGAGAACATATACTGCTGGTATTCTCTCCTTTCTGAATATAAATGGTTCTTTTTGAGTCAGACAAACTTTTTTTGATTTTAGCCATATTGAAGAAAGTGATGCTCAAACTCGAGTTCTCACCTCTCGTATTTTGCAAGGCTACAAACTTCGATCTGTAACTATGCTTTGTATTTACAATTGACTATGATTTAACCTGAAGTTCTTGTGTTTGAAGGACTGGAAAAATGCAGTACAGGATCATTTTAATGGAGAAACATATCGGTGTCTAATGCAGTAAGCACCATCAAGCCAGGGAAAGTCAGAGCTGACAGTGCAGCCAGCACAAGCATCAATCCTTTAAACATAATATTAGAAATAGCCATGCGATATGATGAAGATGAGACTTGGCGGATATGATAAGAGTTTGTTTCATCCTTGAGAGTGGTTTGATGAAACCCAGAGGGTGTGGAGGGAGAAGATGACACCAAccaaaaaacatataacttggAACCTACAAAAATCACTCCCGGTGGTGCATGAAACCCCATGTCCTGTGTtaaggccaaaaaaaaaaaaaattcgtatGTCCTGTAATGACTATGAAGATTAAGCATATCTGAGTAATTAAAAGGTAGGTCGACCTCGTGAATTGGACCATCAATTTTTAGATTAGTGGTGGATCTACAAAAGGGAGGCTCAAACTCGAGCTTTCTCCTCTCTTGCTTGGCAAGAATACAGACTTTGATTTAcaattgattataaattaatatgaatttcttgtttttgaattactGAAAAAATTCAGTGCAGGGTCCTTTTGGTGGAGAAACCTGTCGGTGTTAAATGCAGTGAGCACCATCAAGCCAAGGAAAATCAGATTTGACAGTGCAGATAACACAAAGCATCAATCCTGAAGCTATATGACCTTCAATCTCTTTTGCGTACTCAACGGAAACGAGTGCCAGGAATGTTAATGTGAATGAGTAAGCTCACCATGCAACATTGAATTTTCTCATTGATTTCTTGAAAAGAGCTGGCCTCCAAGTCTGTT of the Populus nigra chromosome 7, ddPopNigr1.1, whole genome shotgun sequence genome contains:
- the LOC133699783 gene encoding uncharacterized protein LOC133699783, coding for MIQLLFAVIFSEMAMILLFVFKSPLRKFLIMSLDRLKRGRGPVMVKTVAGTVFLVLISSVYSMVKIQKRGIDVGGVVNPTDQVLMSKHLLEATLMGSILFLSLVIDRLHHYIRELRMRRKSMEAVKKQNRSFEDGKVEETKALETEVSTLQEKLKQLQSELEVKSKEVNTSEANAAALSKQSEGFLLEYDRLLEENQNLRSQLQSMDLGLSRSTSKKNT